The window TAATAGGAATCACCAACATAATCTGCTATATCTTGAATTTCAGAGTTCTGATAATAGTGCGCCAAAATAATAGCATTTTTCTCTATTTTTAATTTTTTTATTTTGTCAACTATAGAATTCATTATATTCACCTCTATATAATTTTTATGTAGTAAATGCAGGTGTATATACACCTGCATTTACACTATACCACTTCAGACTATATTTATCAATCAAAACATAGTTTTCGTTTATCCTAAATTTTAAAATTATTCAATAATATCTTTAAAAATTTTTTAAATATTTATATATTTTATTTATCAAAAGATTTTCAAAAAAATTTATTATATCCATATTCTTTTATAAATTCAAAAAAAATGTTTTCTATATGTAATTTTTTAGTTGGAAATGTTTATATGGTATTATAATTTTCAAACATGTAAAAATAATAGTACATTCAATTTAAGGAGGTTTTTTATAATGAAACAAATAGAAAAGGATCATAATGTAAATACAGATAAAAGCAAAAACTTAGGTTTAGAAAATGCTCATAGAATAGATGATCTTATAGATTTAGTTGAAAAGCATACAAGAACAGAACGTCACCTTGAACAGCATTCTGATATTTCTTCTCCTGAGCAAATTGAACATTCTAGAGAAATTCAATGTGAAAGAGAACATAAAATAGAAAATCTAAAAAATATAATAGCATATGGACAACATGAGAGTGATAGTGAACTTGAGAATCTACAAAAAAATTATCATTACTCTCAAGGATACTTAGATCATAATCAAGAACATATGAATGAAGAAGATCTTGAAAGAGCCACTGAAAAACAAGAACATCGTAAAGATCAAATGAAATTTTTAAAATAAAAAATGATATAATTTCCTTGTCTATAAAAAAGTTCTTCTTTAGAAGAATCTTAAATGTAAACTTTTTTGAAACTCATAACGAAAATTATATTTATCCACAATTTAAAGAGAAATATAATTTCCTATTCGTTATAAAAAATAGCTACCTAGATTTTGTTTATAATAAATCTAGGTAGCTATTATCTAATTAAGCATGTTCTAGTCTCTTTGTCTATTTAAACATCTGTTTTCATATGTATATCACGCTTTATTTATTCCACTTAAGAATTAAATTTCTCGCTGCTCTTGCCTCATCAATTCTTCTTACAGGTGTGTTGTATGGTGCCCCCTTTAACATTTCAGGATCTTCTTTAGCTTCTTTTGCAATTTTTATCATCGTTTCAATAAATCCATCCATAGTCTCTAAGCTTTCCGTTTCTGTTGGCTCAATCATAATAGCTTCATTAACTATGAGTGGGAAATATATAGTTGGTGGATGATATCCATAATCTAATAATCTCTTAGCTATATCAAGTGTTGGTACTTGCAAATCATCTCCTATACCGCCTAATACAAATTCATGCTTACATACCTTATCTATTGGTAGATAATAATATTTTTTTAGTTTATTCATCATGTAATTTGCATTCAGTACTGCTGTCTCACTAACTTCCTTTATACCTTCTTTCCCCATGGCTAATATATAAGTATATGCTCTCAGCATAACTCCATAATTTCCATAAAACCCCTTTACTTTGCCTATTGACTCAGGTCTATCGTAGTTTAATGTATATTTATCATCCTCTTTCTCTACTACAGGAACAGGTAAGAATTTAGCTAAATGCTTTTTAACTCCTACAGGACCACTTCCTGGACCTCCTCCTCCATGCGGAGTTGATAATGTCTTATGAATGTTATAGTGCATTACATCAAATCCCATATCTCCAGGTCTTGTAATTCCCATTATGGCATTCATATTAGCTCCATCATAATACAATTGACCGCCTGCATCATGAACTAAATCTGCTATTTCTTTAATATTTGATTCGAATAATCCTAGAGTACTTGGATTTGTTAACATCAATCCAGCTATTTCATCACTTAAAGCTTCCTTTAAAGAATCAATACATACAGATCCATCTTTGTTAGATTTAATCTCTACAATCTCATAACCAGCTAAAGCAGCAGTTGCAGGATTTGTTCCATGAGCAGAATCAGGAACTATTATTTTAGTTCTCTTAAAATCATTTCTACTATTGTGGTATGCCTTTATTAGCATAATACCTAGTAACTCTCCATGAGCTCCAGCTGAAGGTTGTAAACTTACTGTATCCATTCCTGCTATTTCAGCTAGCATTTCACCTAATTCATAAATAACTTCAAGAGATCCTTGAACTGTACTTTCAGGCTGGTATGGATGAATTCTAGTTAGATTCTGCATTCCAGCTACATCTTCATTTATCTTTGGATTATATTTCATAGTACAAGAACCCAATGGATAAAATCCAGTATCTACTCCATAATTTTTATTAGACAAATTAGTAAAATGTCTAACTACATCTAACTCACTTACTTCTGGTAGATCTAACTCTTCTTTATTTAAAAACTCTGATGGAACTATATTTGATAAATCTTTATGGGGAACATCATTCTTAGGAAGTTTATATGCACGTCTACCGGCTTTAGATATTTCAAATATTAAACTATCATAGTTTCTCATTATAACACCTCCAATACACTTGAAAGCTTATCTATTTCACTCTTAGTTCTCTTTTCTGTTACACAAAACATTAAACTATTATTATACTCTTCATAATCTTTACCCAGTTCATACCCACCAAGAATACCTTCTTCTAATAATCTCTCATTTACTTTAGAACTATCTCCTTTACTAGTAACTGCAAACTCTTTAAAGAAAGGTCTGTTAAATAAAGGCTTAAATTTTTTGCTCTTAGTTATTTCATCAAAAGCATACTGAGCTTTTTGAGCACACTGAACAGCAACTTCCCTCAAGCCTTCTTTACCTAAAGTAGTTAAATATATAGTTGCCATTAACATGTTCAAGCCTTGATTTGAACATATATTAGATGTGGCTTTAAATCTTCTAATATGCTGCTCTCTAGCTTGAAGAGTTAAAACAAAGGCTCTCTTACCGTTTGCATCTACAGATTCACCTACTATTCTACCAGGCATCTTCCTAGCAAGCTTTGACTTAGTTGCCATAAATCCTAAATATGGACCTCCAAAATTCAATTCATTTCCAAAAGATTGTGCTTCTCCTACTACAATGTCAGCTCCTTGTGACCCTGGACTCTTTAATATACCTAAGGATATTGGATCTACATAAGTTATTAATAACCCCTTATTCTCATGTATTAATTCTCCTGCTTCAGAATAATCTTCTATTATTCCAAAGAAGTTAGGACTTTGCACTATCACTCCTGCTGTTTTTTTACTCACCAAAGATTTTAAATGATTCATATCTGTAATTCCATCAACCATATCAACTTCAATCACATCTATATTTTTATACTGCATATAAGTTTTTAAAACTTTTCGAGTCTCAGGATTTACAGTTTTAGATACTAAAATAGATTTACGTCTAGTACTCGTACAAGCCATTATTGCTGCCTCTGTACAACCCGTTGCTCCATCATACATAGAAGCATTAGATACATCCATTCCTGTTAAATTACTAATCATAGTTTGATACTCAAATATAGCTTGTAGTGTTCCTTGACTTATCTCAGCTTGATAAGGTGTATACGCAGTTAAAAACTCAGATCTTGAAACTATATGCTTTATAATCGCAGGTATATAATGGTCATATGCCCCTGCTCCTAAAAAGCATGTTAGATCATTTAAACTCTTATTCTTACTTGCAATATTATTCATATGATTAAATATCTCTATTTCTGACATTCCCTCTTTTAAATTAAGATCTCTACCTAATTTAAGTTCTTCAGGAACATCACTGAATAAATCATCTACTGATTCTATATTTATTTCATTTAACATATATTCTCTATCTTTATCTGTATTGGAAATATATCTATGCATAGCCCTACCTCCTTCATACTTTACATAAAGCGAAACTTAATGGCTTTCACTTTCACAAAATGCCTTATAGTCTTCATGATTCATTAAACTATCTAATTCTGATAAATCACTGATTTTCACCTTTAATATCCAACTTTCATAAGGGCTACTATTTAAAAGTTCAGGTGAATCTTCTAACTCTTCATTTATTTCTATAACAGTTCCTGAAAGTGGCATATAAGCATCTGATGCAGCTTTAACAGATTCAATTACACTAAATGCATCTCCAGAATCCAATTCATCATCCACCTCAGGCATTTCCACATAAACAATTTCGCCTAAAGCATGTTGAGCATAATCTGTAATCCCTATACAAGCTTTATCTCCTTCTACCTTAATCCACTCATGATCCTTTGAATAATAAATTCCTTCTACTATTTTCATAATAAATTCCTCCTTAATATTTTTTTATAATTATTTCAAGAATATTCCGAACACATTTAACATAAATGTGTTCATCTAGTTTTTTAACTCGGACAAGTTCTTACTTTTTATAACGAATAGAAAATTATATTCCTATCTAAATTGTGTATAATTATAATTTTCGTTATGAGTTTCAAAAAAGTCTACATTATAAAATGTTTAAAGTTATACTTTTTTATAACTCTTAGTGTAAAATCTCTTACTTACAACTTTAGCTTTTAAAATTCTTTTTCTCACCTTTATTTCAATAGGTGTATCTAGTTTTGAATACTCTATAGGAACCATGGCAAACCCTATATTTTTCTTAACTGTAGGAGAAGCATATCCAGTAGTTACAAATCCTATTTGTTTTCCATCAGCCCATACTTCATAACCATGTCTAGGTATTCCCTTATCTATCATTTCAAAACCTACTATTTTTCTCTTCAAACCATCTGATTTTTGTTTTATTAAAGCATCTTTTCCTATAAAATCGTCTTTCTCTAGCTTTACAAAAAATCCAAGCCCTGCCTCTAATGGAGTTATATCCTTAGATAACTCATTCCCATAAAGAGGTAATGCAACCTCAAATCTTAGAGTATCTCTTGCTCCTAAACCCACAGGTTTTAATCCTAATTCTTTTCCTACTTCCATCAATTTCTCCCATACATACTCTGCTCTATCATTATCTAAATAAATTTCAAAACCATCTTCGCCTGTATAACCTGTTCTTGAAACCAAGCAACTAACCCCATCAATATTCACATTTCTTTTGCAGTAAAAAAAATGTATTTGAGTTAAATCTACATCAATTAATTTTTGCAGAATTTCTTGAGCACTTGGTCCTTGTATTGCTAATTGTGATACTTGATCAGATATATTCATAAGTTCTATATCATATTCCTCTGAATTCATCTTCATCCATTCAAAATCCTTATCTATATTGCCAGCATTTATCACAAGGAAAAAATGTTCTTCATCAAATCTATATACTAATAAATCATCTACTACTCCACCGTGTTCATAACACATAAAAGTATATAATACTTGATTGTCTTCAAGAACAGATACATCATTAGTTACTAGATTTTGTACAAATTTAAATGCATCCTTACCCTTAATTTCAACTTCTCCCATATGAGATACATCAAATAGACCCGCCTTATTTCTAGTAGACTCATGTTCTGAAGTTATACCCTCATACTGTACTGGAAGTTGCCACCCTGAAAAATCTATTATCTTTCCTCCATATTTCTCATGGGTATCGAAAAGAGCAGTTTTTTTAAGATTTTGCATTTCATTTTCCCTCCTTAAATGATTTTCAATATAGCTAATATGATTCTCTCATTATACTTACAAGACATAGTCTTATTTTTTTGCATAAAAAATTCGCTTCATGCTAACGCATGGCTCATGTCGCCAACGAGTCCTAACGGGCTCCGTTGCTCAAAATAGTTGCAAGCGTAGTTCTTCCATCAATGTTATACACAAAACGAAAATTTTTGATCTTTTAGTATATAAAAAAGAGAGATATAAAGGCACCTCGAGTTTCAATGCCTTAATACCCCTCTGTCCTTTTTTACCTGAGAGATTCTACACTACATGGTGTATTTCCCCTTCGGCGTGGAAAAAATCCAACTTTCCAGAGACCCATCAAATAACGATACTTTTGCCTGAAAGTTTCTATGAAAATTTGGCTTTTTTTCATATTGCTTCTTCGGCTATCTTTTAAAGATATCTCACGCTATCTTCATTTGGATAATCATATTTAATATTTGCTTTTATATTATATTACTTTTCTGAACATTTCAACATTTGATATTAACTTAACAACGCTTAATCTTATAATATCTATAGAAATTTATTTAGTAAATTGTGTCTTTATTTTTACCAAATAATTACAATTACTCTGTTTTATACTATAAAAAACCCTATAAAATATATAAAATTATTTTATATATTTTATAGGATTAATTTTTATTTTTTAATTTAACCTTATAAGTTAGTAGTTTTTTTGACATTTTTATTTTTTGATAAAATCATTATATTCCATTTATTTCATATCCATATTGACTAGTATTAAATATAAATGTATGATTTTAGTAAAAGATTAGGGATCAAAAATAAAACCCTACAGAGGGGAGTTATACAATGCAAAATGATATTTTAGTTATTGATGATGATATTGAATTGTGCCAACTTATAAAGAAATATCTAGAAGTTGAAAATCTCACTACAACAATGAAGCATAATGGAAAAGATGGCTTAATAGAGACTATTAACACATCATACCATTTAATTGTG is drawn from Tepidibacter hydrothermalis and contains these coding sequences:
- the gcvH gene encoding glycine cleavage system protein GcvH translates to MKIVEGIYYSKDHEWIKVEGDKACIGITDYAQHALGEIVYVEMPEVDDELDSGDAFSVIESVKAASDAYMPLSGTVIEINEELEDSPELLNSSPYESWILKVKISDLSELDSLMNHEDYKAFCESESH
- the gcvT gene encoding glycine cleavage system aminomethyltransferase GcvT — encoded protein: MQNLKKTALFDTHEKYGGKIIDFSGWQLPVQYEGITSEHESTRNKAGLFDVSHMGEVEIKGKDAFKFVQNLVTNDVSVLEDNQVLYTFMCYEHGGVVDDLLVYRFDEEHFFLVINAGNIDKDFEWMKMNSEEYDIELMNISDQVSQLAIQGPSAQEILQKLIDVDLTQIHFFYCKRNVNIDGVSCLVSRTGYTGEDGFEIYLDNDRAEYVWEKLMEVGKELGLKPVGLGARDTLRFEVALPLYGNELSKDITPLEAGLGFFVKLEKDDFIGKDALIKQKSDGLKRKIVGFEMIDKGIPRHGYEVWADGKQIGFVTTGYASPTVKKNIGFAMVPIEYSKLDTPIEIKVRKRILKAKVVSKRFYTKSYKKV
- the gcvPA gene encoding aminomethyl-transferring glycine dehydrogenase subunit GcvPA, giving the protein MHRYISNTDKDREYMLNEINIESVDDLFSDVPEELKLGRDLNLKEGMSEIEIFNHMNNIASKNKSLNDLTCFLGAGAYDHYIPAIIKHIVSRSEFLTAYTPYQAEISQGTLQAIFEYQTMISNLTGMDVSNASMYDGATGCTEAAIMACTSTRRKSILVSKTVNPETRKVLKTYMQYKNIDVIEVDMVDGITDMNHLKSLVSKKTAGVIVQSPNFFGIIEDYSEAGELIHENKGLLITYVDPISLGILKSPGSQGADIVVGEAQSFGNELNFGGPYLGFMATKSKLARKMPGRIVGESVDANGKRAFVLTLQAREQHIRRFKATSNICSNQGLNMLMATIYLTTLGKEGLREVAVQCAQKAQYAFDEITKSKKFKPLFNRPFFKEFAVTSKGDSSKVNERLLEEGILGGYELGKDYEEYNNSLMFCVTEKRTKSEIDKLSSVLEVL
- the gcvPB gene encoding aminomethyl-transferring glycine dehydrogenase subunit GcvPB, which translates into the protein MRNYDSLIFEISKAGRRAYKLPKNDVPHKDLSNIVPSEFLNKEELDLPEVSELDVVRHFTNLSNKNYGVDTGFYPLGSCTMKYNPKINEDVAGMQNLTRIHPYQPESTVQGSLEVIYELGEMLAEIAGMDTVSLQPSAGAHGELLGIMLIKAYHNSRNDFKRTKIIVPDSAHGTNPATAALAGYEIVEIKSNKDGSVCIDSLKEALSDEIAGLMLTNPSTLGLFESNIKEIADLVHDAGGQLYYDGANMNAIMGITRPGDMGFDVMHYNIHKTLSTPHGGGGPGSGPVGVKKHLAKFLPVPVVEKEDDKYTLNYDRPESIGKVKGFYGNYGVMLRAYTYILAMGKEGIKEVSETAVLNANYMMNKLKKYYYLPIDKVCKHEFVLGGIGDDLQVPTLDIAKRLLDYGYHPPTIYFPLIVNEAIMIEPTETESLETMDGFIETMIKIAKEAKEDPEMLKGAPYNTPVRRIDEARAARNLILKWNK